In one window of Zingiber officinale cultivar Zhangliang chromosome 11A, Zo_v1.1, whole genome shotgun sequence DNA:
- the LOC122031211 gene encoding WEB family protein At5g16730, chloroplastic-like, with product MVNVNDDEVFKMNRVQLGSSRRILLDVAGDLTMEYLPRTSLTWTEIIIFPHFSSTLFLSFLKAFPNLSVPAAEASSQAAILPPGTERKMLPYKSRSGIFEASDYKNLQGSNRITKPTRTGSTKLDSGLTSPKTKQSSPFAKQTSPIPKPRILSDRSPKTVDAKSAIKRNSNTSKPPQANSTNLELHENLNALEKELKKAKEQLALAEQEKSKAFEELNDVKKFAYETNEKLQVATDAQKRAEASLEKELCDKLENARKEGAQEMEEKLREEIISLKSQHSLGMSKLHSISQELEGIKLELNGALSAKEIALKQADEEREIAETYRERVELLSKEANWSKALHNRKLDSMNKEASEMIKKLEGEVSTLKLELEQSKAEKDKLAKMEQLVDELQVEVINARKVESDASELVDDWQKRIEKLKVDLDEAHQSEKSASDSLAAMMVHLEESKSLLEDAESEISTLQGKIRSLEIEVEKQREDLEESDRQVDAARQDAVNIGKTVDLLKLEIQNLEEEKRQAVNRERSHITKAESLMEEHNKLMDELRISRDQEEKNQKAMEGLAVTLQSVSKDAREKDERLLRTQAELEESQAEIEQLNIALRNTEDRYEVMLDEARYEIVCLKNIIERVETEASNLKSEWDKKELVFVNTIRKLEEVASMKVEMTKMVELEKVEKKETKQANADSSCEAEEELKHGSFRLKEIFSNREDEFQEHHKEDYKAKEESTNINKNHEEDHEETIDSDLSSESEHEDYSIDEDLESDVDISMDDGITSPDKQPLNQRKKSALLHKFGSLLKKGNH from the exons ATGGTCAACGTAAACGACGACGAGGTATTCAAGATGAACCGTGTCCAATTGGGCAGCAGCCGCCGCATCCTCCTCGACGTCGCCGGCGACCTCACCAT GGAATACTTACCAAGGACAAGTCTGACATGGACTGAAATAATCATCTTCCCTCACTTTTCAAGCACACTTTTCCTCTCCTTTCTCAAAGCTTTCCCAAATCTCTCAGTGCCCGCAGCTGAAGCTTCCTCACAGGCTGCAATTCTTCCTCCAGGAACAGAACGAAAAATGCTTCCCTACAAATCCAG ATCTGGTATATTTGAAGCTTCAGATTATAAGAATTTGCAAGGTTCCAATAGGATCACCAAACCAACGAGAACTGGATCTACCAAGTTAGATAGTGGATTGACTTCTCCGAAGACAAAACAAAGTTCTCCCTTTGCAAAGCAAACTTCTCCGATTCCAAAACCGCGGATTCTGTCTGATAGATCACCAAAAACAGTTGACGCGAAGAGTGCAATCAAGAGAAACAGCAATACTAGT AAACCACCACAAGCTAATTCGACGAACTTGGAGCTGCATGAAAATTTAAATGCACTtgagaaggagctgaagaaagcaaaAGAGCAATTGGCTTTGGCTGAGCAAGAGAAGAGTAAAGCTTTTGAGGAATTAAATGATGTGAAGAAGTTCGCTTATGAAACAAATGAGAAACTGCAGGTAGCTACAGATGCTCAGAAGAGAGCTGAGGCAAGCTTGGAGAAAGAGCTCtgcgataagttggaaaatgctaGAAAAGAAGGTGCACAAGAAATGGAGGAGAAATTACGGGAGGAAATCATCAGTCTAAAGAGTCAACACTCTCTGGGCATGTCAAAATTACATTCCATATCTCAGGAGTTGGAAGGGATCAAGTTAGAGCTCAATGGAGCCTTGAGTGCAAAAGAAATTGCTCTTAAGCAAGCAGATGAAGAAAGGGAAATAGCTGAAACATACAGAGAGAGGGTGGAGCTCTTATCCAAGGAAGCGAATTGGTCAAAAGCCCTACACAACCGTAAGCTAGATAGCATGAACAAAGAGGCCAGTGAGATGATTAAGAAGTTGGAAGGTGAAGTAAGTACTTTGAAACTCGAACTTGAGCAATCAAAGGCAGAGAAAGATAAGTTGGCTAAGATGGAACAATTGGTTGATGAGCTTCAGGTAGAGGTGATCAATGCGAGAAAGGTTGAATCAGATGCATCTGAGTTGGTCGATGACTGGCAAAAAAGGATAGAAAAGTTAAAGGTTGATCTGGACGAAGCACATCAGTCTGAGAAATCAGCATCTGACTCTCTAGCAGCAATGATGGTGCACTTGGAAGAGAGTAAATCACTGCTTGAAGATGCTGAATCTGAGATATCAACTCTTCAAGGGAAGATAAGGTCATTGGAGATTGAGGTTGAGAAGCAAAGAGAAGATCTTGAAGAATCAGATAGGCAGGTTGATGCAGCACGACAAGATGCAGTTAACATAGGCAAGACAGTTGACCTACTGAAGTTGGAGATTCAAAATCTTGAGGAGGAAAAGCGCCAAGCAGTTAACAGGGAAAGAAGTCACATTACAAAAGCTGAGAGCTTGATGGAAGAGCACAACAAACTGATGGATGAGCTCAGGATTAGCAGAGATCAGGAGGAGAAGAATCAAAAGGCAATGGAAGGTTTAGCTGTGACATTGCAAAGTGTTTCTAAAGATGCCAGAGAAAAAGATGAAAGACTCTTGCGAACACAAGCTGAGCTTGAAGAATCACAAGCAGAGATTGAGCAATTAAATATAGCATTAAGAAACACTGAGGATAGATATGAGGTGATGCTTGATGAGGCAAGATACGAGATCGTTTGCCTCAAGAATATAATTGAAAGAGTTGAAACTGAAGCAAGTAACTTAAAAAGTGAGTGGGACAAAAAGGAGCTTGTTTTTGTTAACACTATAAGGAAGTTGGAAGAAGTTGCTTCAATGAAAGTTGAAATGACAAAAATGGTTGAATTAGAGAAAGTTGAGAAAAAAGAGACAAAGCAAGCAAATGCAGATTCTTCTTGTGAAGCAGAAGAAGAATTGAAACATGGAAGTTTCAGGCTGAAGGAAATATTTTCAAATAGAGAGGACGAGTTTCAAGAGCATCATAAAGAAGACTATAAAGCGAAAGAAGAGAGCACCAACATAAACAAAAACCATGAAGAGGATCATGAGGAAACCATAGACAGTGATTTATCATCAGAAAGCGAGCATGAAGATTATTCAATTGATGAAGATCTAGAATCAGATGTGGATATCAGCATGGATGATGGAATTACCTCACCTGACAAGCAGCCCCTGAATCAAAGGAAGAAGAGCGCCTTACTGCACAAGTTTGGGAGCCTTCTGAAGAAGGGAAATCATTAA